In Marivirga salinae, a single window of DNA contains:
- a CDS encoding CHAT domain-containing protein, producing the protein MSVKCIAIKYLFIGLFLFSSSMAFSQDWIAPYEEAVKSFQNGELEKAGELASESLSFLNEDVEDKDRFYVHQISTTLALQLGDLSNFPELIDEEIELSEAAFGKNQKYIEALKKKAQGFYYSGDFEDAQEAFEYAKNESHSILGAEAPITLSLQSDLGQLYAAQNQWGKAYEILSPAMDLMQKSAENTEDYIFSLFVLGQAHYHRAEFNESIENLSFFIQILNDNGMESLPEYAQAVELEERAKIESGQTTDLSDVSSSNLTALLKSAMQEQNVGNSQKAIEYYEKAEGIIKEEEIQNRTSFSILVNFANLKLDENNHQKAEGLYETAAAISNQVFDSISFENLILKQLEAKIYQRKGQTEKHLTVLGEMKLLASQIDPQNSFNSVYYVLGSYIQLNELIASWEMAKNYYSNSEYVKALSNQQKEKFLQLFSEISILAATVSEALPLLEDAQFNHWKENENWNLNYIRLAFETGDYTTVIKTVESELENSKSGEHETSYRLLLANSYQKLANYPKAEENFQKAIDNLQQNDNDELEMLLAQNSLATYYMDLGNYDKAESIFKDILTKNRSASFLQNLATLYQVTNRNQKAIILLKEALTLDSVQYGVNHPNYALTLQNLASAHKTIGNTDEALALYRQSIKIDEANNSENTIGYANKLNNYAMALQEDRRIDEAEKYLIKALEIRENKLGNLHPEYAFNLYGLAVLNHRKDNMAVAKEYFDQAIPIYINQIKNVFPILSEKEKSAFYANVVDVVSDYQEFAIDYSQEYPAIGEDLFKFRMLTKAILLNASSSVRKNILKGSDEALKQDFMKWLNIKEELAQLYSAGKEIQTANLDKIKQFENQANDLEKTLSRNSKSFEGAFSSSVDQYDLIVDQLNENEAIVEIIRQKLNIKNDSVIYAAIILNKELEFPKVVVLPNGLQMEDREFKRYFNSVRYKVANNASHEIYWSPIAEELGEINTVYISPDGVFNKINLATMQDPSDDKFVLEKYDLRLLTNPTAYLKKINLDNNSLYTAALLGNPMFGNENHIKLDVSEITEQVANQRSFELLKNGIAQLPGTKIEIEKIGGLLNQEDWNTQIFTEEIASESSIKNLSDARILHFATHGYFIESSSSEATVDSENPLLRSGLLLSGVEEHLTDQINNINMDGEDGMLTAYEAMNLNLFNTELVVLSACETGSGELKDGEGVYGLQRSFLVAGAEQLVMSLWKVDDLATQELMVNFYQNWIAGDDYSLALRNAQLQLKEKYPEPYYWGAFVLTK; encoded by the coding sequence ATGTCAGTAAAGTGTATTGCAATAAAGTATTTATTCATTGGTCTTTTTCTTTTCTCAAGTTCAATGGCGTTTTCTCAGGATTGGATTGCTCCATATGAGGAAGCTGTAAAATCATTTCAGAATGGGGAACTTGAAAAAGCTGGGGAATTGGCTAGTGAATCTTTGTCATTTCTTAATGAAGATGTTGAGGATAAGGATCGTTTTTATGTACATCAGATCAGTACAACATTGGCATTGCAGTTAGGTGATTTATCTAATTTTCCTGAGTTGATCGATGAAGAAATTGAATTGTCAGAAGCCGCTTTTGGAAAGAATCAAAAATATATAGAAGCACTTAAAAAGAAAGCTCAAGGGTTTTATTATAGTGGAGATTTTGAAGATGCACAAGAAGCTTTCGAGTATGCAAAAAATGAATCTCATAGTATTTTAGGAGCTGAAGCTCCAATTACACTTTCACTTCAATCCGACTTAGGGCAACTTTATGCTGCTCAAAACCAATGGGGAAAAGCATATGAAATATTGAGTCCGGCTATGGATTTAATGCAAAAAAGTGCTGAAAATACAGAAGATTATATCTTCTCACTTTTTGTTTTAGGTCAAGCACATTATCATAGAGCAGAATTTAATGAATCTATAGAAAATCTATCTTTTTTCATTCAAATATTGAATGATAACGGAATGGAATCACTTCCTGAGTATGCACAGGCAGTAGAATTGGAAGAAAGAGCAAAGATAGAATCAGGTCAAACCACCGATTTATCAGATGTCAGCAGTTCGAATTTAACAGCATTGTTGAAAAGTGCAATGCAGGAACAAAATGTTGGAAATTCTCAGAAAGCGATTGAGTATTATGAAAAGGCTGAAGGCATTATTAAGGAAGAAGAAATTCAAAATAGAACAAGCTTTAGTATTCTCGTAAATTTCGCCAACTTAAAATTAGATGAAAATAATCACCAGAAAGCAGAGGGATTGTATGAAACTGCTGCAGCTATTTCCAATCAAGTATTTGATTCTATCTCTTTTGAAAATTTAATATTAAAGCAATTAGAAGCTAAAATTTACCAAAGAAAAGGACAAACAGAAAAGCATTTAACAGTTCTGGGAGAAATGAAATTGCTCGCCTCTCAAATAGATCCGCAAAATTCATTTAACTCAGTTTATTATGTTTTGGGATCATATATTCAGTTGAACGAATTAATTGCTTCATGGGAAATGGCCAAAAATTATTACAGTAATAGCGAATATGTGAAAGCCCTTTCCAATCAACAAAAAGAAAAATTTTTACAGCTATTTTCAGAGATATCAATTCTAGCTGCCACAGTATCAGAAGCACTTCCTTTATTGGAGGATGCGCAATTTAACCATTGGAAGGAAAACGAAAATTGGAATTTGAATTATATCCGATTAGCTTTTGAAACTGGTGATTATACAACTGTTATTAAAACCGTAGAATCAGAATTAGAGAATAGTAAATCTGGTGAGCATGAGACCTCTTATAGGCTATTACTAGCAAATTCTTACCAAAAGCTGGCAAACTATCCAAAAGCTGAGGAAAATTTCCAAAAAGCAATTGACAATTTACAGCAAAATGATAATGATGAATTGGAAATGCTATTGGCTCAAAATAGTTTGGCTACCTATTATATGGATTTGGGGAATTACGATAAAGCAGAAAGTATCTTTAAAGATATCTTGACTAAAAACAGATCGGCCTCATTTCTTCAGAACTTGGCTACACTTTATCAAGTAACCAATAGAAACCAAAAGGCAATTATTTTATTAAAGGAAGCACTTACCTTAGATTCTGTTCAATATGGAGTGAATCACCCTAATTATGCGCTCACCTTACAAAACTTAGCTTCTGCTCACAAGACGATTGGCAATACAGATGAAGCATTAGCACTTTACCGTCAATCGATTAAAATTGATGAAGCGAATAATTCTGAAAATACGATCGGATATGCCAATAAGCTTAATAATTACGCTATGGCATTGCAAGAAGATAGAAGGATAGATGAAGCCGAAAAGTATTTGATAAAAGCACTTGAAATCCGAGAAAATAAGTTGGGTAATCTCCATCCTGAGTATGCTTTCAATTTATACGGTTTGGCGGTTCTTAATCATAGAAAAGATAATATGGCGGTCGCCAAAGAATACTTTGATCAGGCTATTCCTATTTATATCAATCAGATAAAGAATGTTTTTCCTATTTTAAGTGAGAAAGAGAAGTCTGCTTTTTATGCCAATGTGGTAGATGTGGTGTCCGATTATCAAGAGTTTGCTATTGATTATTCACAGGAATATCCTGCTATTGGTGAAGACCTTTTTAAGTTCAGGATGTTGACAAAAGCCATTTTGCTGAATGCTTCTTCTTCAGTTCGTAAAAATATTTTAAAAGGCTCAGATGAGGCACTGAAGCAAGATTTTATGAAATGGCTTAATATTAAGGAGGAGTTAGCACAGCTATATAGCGCTGGAAAAGAAATCCAAACGGCCAATCTTGATAAGATTAAGCAATTTGAGAATCAGGCTAATGATTTAGAAAAAACACTATCCAGAAATTCTAAAAGCTTTGAAGGAGCCTTTTCATCATCTGTGGATCAATATGATTTAATAGTTGATCAACTTAATGAAAATGAGGCTATTGTTGAGATCATCAGACAAAAACTTAATATTAAAAATGACTCAGTTATATATGCTGCTATCATTTTAAATAAAGAATTGGAATTTCCAAAAGTAGTTGTTTTACCAAATGGGCTTCAAATGGAGGATCGTGAATTTAAGCGTTATTTCAATTCAGTTCGATATAAAGTCGCTAATAATGCAAGTCACGAAATTTATTGGTCACCAATTGCAGAAGAATTGGGCGAAATTAATACGGTATATATTTCTCCAGATGGAGTTTTTAATAAAATTAATTTAGCAACAATGCAGGATCCTTCTGATGATAAATTTGTGCTTGAAAAGTATGATTTACGACTTTTGACGAATCCTACAGCTTATTTGAAAAAAATTAATCTTGATAATAATTCACTTTATACAGCTGCATTATTAGGTAATCCAATGTTTGGAAATGAAAACCATATAAAATTAGATGTGAGCGAAATAACCGAACAAGTTGCAAACCAAAGATCTTTTGAATTATTAAAAAATGGTATTGCTCAACTACCAGGAACTAAGATTGAGATAGAAAAAATTGGTGGACTATTGAATCAAGAAGATTGGAATACTCAAATATTTACAGAAGAAATTGCCTCTGAATCTAGTATTAAGAATTTGAGTGATGCAAGAATTTTACATTTTGCTACCCATGGCTATTTTATTGAAAGCAGTTCATCCGAAGCAACAGTCGATTCAGAAAACCCATTGTTAAGATCAGGTTTATTACTAAGTGGGGTTGAAGAACATCTCACAGATCAAATTAATAATATTAATATGGATGGGGAAGATGGAATGTTGACGGCTTACGAAGCCATGAACCTTAATTTATTTAATACTGAATTGGTTGTACTTTCAGCTTGTGAAACCGGTAGTGGAGAATTAAAAGACGGAGAAGGAGTTTACGGCTTACAAAGATCTTTCTTGGTTGCTGGTGCCGAACAATTAGTGATGAGTTTATGGAAGGTAGATGATTTAGCTACTCAAGAGTTAATGGTAAATTTTTATCAAAACTGGATAGCAGGAGATGATTATTCTCTTGCCCTGCGAAATGCTCAACTTCAATTAAAAGAAAAATATCCTGAGCCTTATTATTGGGGGGCTTTTGTGCTTACAAAATAA
- a CDS encoding OmpA family protein encodes MKRIITVLCISLLFINFLSAQNAERTVVGGVSSKRNTEFAPSLSADGKTMIFQSDSDFGWELYESVLQDDSIWSEPTPLKEINAACDFLAGPSLSYDGNTLYFTAFIEGETETEDIYYSERIGDKEWSEPKSIGAPINTNDDYEGFPSVSSDGNSLYFIRLNFDNPVDRKSKENCFRIFVSHKNENGEWGEPQALPEIINSGCERDPKIMADNHTLIFSSIKEEGLGKYDLYQTRLQPDGSWSEPLELDYLNSDENDQSPAISASGKEIFYYSDDDIYKTAIPEKFKQMINITVKGIVKNTDGDPVESNIRVYDNETGELLANAKSSTVDGRYSLVLQGGLDYRVLFSSPNYFSQEELHELKIVESYKEIKSDVELEDNYKMEISIRDKDIEKPLSAFLSIKGGNGDMIYDDSLSLEQKSINLDLKTDQKYQVKVNVPKYPTHEEEIIFNPDTFKSQMKYAILVPFEKVKVKANVTDIVSNQKMKMKVYFKNEDEDELIVANDNEEVYLRKGNRYEVLTGSDKGYMFSSTKVVAGEGEKDEYGNYNVNMEIMRIEKGSSLNLNYITFDLNSTELDSASYFELDRVIELLNKNESIKIEIAAHTDDLGDENYNLKLSGERAKSVIKYLSSNNVSADRMIAKGYGQSKPLVPNDSDENRALNRRVELTVLESD; translated from the coding sequence ATGAAAAGAATTATTACTGTCTTATGCATCAGCCTTTTATTCATCAATTTTCTTTCTGCTCAAAATGCGGAAAGAACGGTAGTGGGAGGAGTTAGTTCAAAACGTAATACTGAATTTGCACCGAGTTTATCAGCTGATGGTAAAACCATGATTTTTCAATCAGATTCGGATTTTGGTTGGGAGTTATATGAATCTGTTTTGCAAGATGATAGTATTTGGTCGGAACCTACACCATTAAAAGAGATTAATGCTGCTTGTGATTTTTTGGCAGGCCCGTCTCTAAGTTATGATGGAAATACACTTTATTTTACTGCTTTTATTGAAGGGGAGACTGAAACTGAAGATATATATTATTCTGAGAGAATCGGTGATAAAGAATGGAGCGAACCCAAAAGTATTGGTGCACCAATTAATACGAATGATGACTACGAAGGCTTTCCTTCAGTATCATCGGATGGAAACTCCCTATATTTTATTCGTTTAAATTTTGATAATCCTGTTGATAGGAAAAGTAAAGAAAACTGCTTTAGGATATTTGTTTCGCACAAAAATGAAAATGGAGAATGGGGTGAGCCTCAAGCGCTTCCTGAGATCATCAATTCTGGATGCGAACGAGATCCGAAAATAATGGCAGATAACCATACACTTATTTTTTCCTCTATTAAGGAAGAAGGATTGGGGAAATATGATCTTTATCAAACGCGTTTGCAACCTGATGGAAGCTGGAGTGAGCCTTTAGAACTTGATTACTTAAACTCGGATGAAAATGATCAGAGTCCTGCTATATCTGCATCGGGAAAGGAAATTTTCTATTATAGCGATGATGATATTTATAAAACAGCTATTCCTGAGAAATTCAAACAAATGATAAATATCACCGTGAAGGGCATCGTGAAAAATACTGATGGAGATCCTGTAGAATCAAATATTCGAGTTTATGATAATGAAACTGGAGAGCTGTTAGCAAATGCTAAAAGCAGTACAGTAGATGGAAGATATAGCTTGGTTTTACAAGGAGGATTAGATTATCGTGTTTTATTCTCAAGCCCCAATTATTTTTCACAAGAAGAGCTTCATGAACTGAAAATTGTAGAGTCTTATAAAGAAATCAAATCTGATGTAGAATTAGAGGATAATTACAAAATGGAGATTTCCATTCGAGATAAAGATATTGAAAAGCCACTTTCTGCTTTTTTAAGTATCAAAGGAGGTAATGGAGATATGATTTATGATGATTCATTATCATTAGAACAAAAATCAATAAATCTGGATTTAAAAACAGATCAAAAGTATCAGGTAAAAGTTAATGTTCCGAAATACCCAACTCATGAAGAAGAGATAATATTCAATCCGGACACATTTAAAAGTCAAATGAAATATGCGATTTTAGTGCCGTTTGAGAAAGTGAAAGTGAAAGCCAATGTAACGGATATTGTTTCGAACCAGAAAATGAAAATGAAAGTCTATTTCAAAAATGAGGATGAAGATGAATTAATTGTAGCAAATGATAATGAGGAAGTTTACCTAAGAAAAGGTAATCGATATGAAGTATTGACTGGTAGTGACAAGGGCTATATGTTCTCTTCTACCAAGGTGGTAGCAGGTGAAGGTGAAAAAGATGAATATGGTAATTATAACGTAAATATGGAAATAATGAGAATTGAAAAGGGGTCTTCTCTTAATCTCAATTACATTACGTTTGATTTAAATTCTACAGAATTAGACTCAGCTTCATATTTTGAGTTAGATCGAGTTATTGAACTTCTTAATAAAAATGAAAGTATTAAAATTGAAATAGCGGCACATACTGATGATCTAGGTGATGAAAATTATAATCTGAAATTATCTGGAGAAAGAGCTAAATCGGTTATCAAATATTTATCCTCAAATAATGTTTCAGCAGACAGAATGATTGCAAAAGGTTACGGTCAATCAAAACCGTTGGTACCAAATGATTCTGACGAGAATAGAGCTTTAAACAGACGTGTAGAGTTGACGGTTTTAGAATCTGATTGA
- a CDS encoding HYC_CC_PP family protein → MIQQKSILAILLSVLILSTSLGAVMYKHYCGNALQEVAFAEKDTHCTHHTENKEMPPCHKHEEEKEGCCKTESQKIVVEDIQQQKENNSILKNGTSFVSVIYVLVNYLFSNPLDSQAHSSLLIFDSPPLYKAPLQVLYQSFLI, encoded by the coding sequence GTGATTCAGCAAAAATCCATATTAGCCATACTGCTATCTGTGTTAATTCTCAGTACAAGCTTAGGCGCAGTAATGTATAAGCATTACTGTGGAAATGCTTTGCAGGAAGTAGCATTTGCTGAAAAAGACACACATTGTACACATCATACTGAAAACAAGGAAATGCCTCCTTGTCATAAGCATGAAGAAGAAAAAGAAGGCTGTTGTAAAACAGAATCTCAAAAAATAGTGGTTGAAGACATTCAACAGCAAAAAGAGAACAATTCCATATTAAAAAATGGCACATCATTCGTATCAGTAATTTATGTTTTGGTGAATTATTTATTCTCTAATCCATTAGATTCACAAGCACATTCTTCCTTACTGATTTTTGATAGCCCGCCTCTCTACAAAGCACCATTACAAGTACTATACCAAAGCTTTTTGATTTAA
- a CDS encoding TolC family protein, giving the protein MRHRYIYLTIVTSLVLLLSFSANAQNTNSDLDEYFKIAVENNPKLQAEYKAYEAVLQKLPQASSLADPNLSIGYFISPVETRVGPQLARFSLTQMFPWFGTLKAQENVVALEAEARFQSFLDARNKLYWEVASQYYPLYELKKLVQIEKENIEILKSYKSLAERKFSSSSGSMVDVLRVDIMIDDTETNLEILKQKEKPLLTAFQNVLNKEVELEISEDLTPLNFERSLVKDSLFNDHPLIQSLEYKIQSAEANERVAQKQGLPKIGLGLDYVIVGERQDMVLADNGKDVLMPMVSVSLPIFRKKYNAQKKEAQLMQESYELQKQNVKNQLDTDYESTVFEIEKQLELLNLYQRQIKKTENTLEIIWKSYSSSGADFEEVLRIQQQFLKYRKLKARAEVEFCISIQKYEYLISNSAN; this is encoded by the coding sequence ATGAGACATCGATATATATATTTAACTATAGTAACCAGCTTGGTTCTGTTGCTTTCGTTTTCCGCAAATGCTCAAAACACGAATTCAGATTTAGATGAGTATTTCAAAATAGCTGTAGAGAATAATCCTAAACTTCAGGCAGAATACAAAGCCTACGAAGCAGTACTACAGAAATTGCCTCAGGCTTCTTCTTTGGCAGATCCTAATTTGTCCATTGGGTATTTCATCTCTCCAGTTGAAACCAGAGTGGGGCCACAATTGGCTCGATTTAGCTTAACGCAAATGTTTCCTTGGTTTGGAACACTTAAAGCACAGGAAAATGTAGTGGCTTTGGAAGCTGAAGCTCGTTTTCAGTCCTTTTTGGATGCACGAAATAAATTGTATTGGGAAGTCGCTTCTCAATATTATCCGCTTTATGAGCTTAAAAAATTAGTGCAAATAGAAAAAGAGAATATTGAAATCCTTAAATCTTATAAATCTTTAGCCGAAAGAAAATTCAGTAGTTCAAGTGGAAGTATGGTGGATGTATTGAGAGTTGATATCATGATTGATGATACAGAAACCAATCTGGAAATACTCAAACAAAAAGAGAAACCTTTGCTGACTGCTTTTCAAAATGTACTCAATAAAGAAGTTGAGCTAGAGATTTCGGAAGATTTGACTCCTTTAAATTTCGAACGTTCGCTGGTGAAAGATTCCCTTTTTAATGATCATCCATTAATTCAGTCATTAGAATACAAAATCCAATCTGCAGAGGCGAATGAAAGAGTGGCTCAAAAGCAAGGCTTGCCTAAAATTGGCTTGGGTCTTGATTATGTAATAGTAGGAGAAAGGCAGGATATGGTTTTAGCTGATAATGGTAAAGATGTATTGATGCCAATGGTGTCTGTGAGTTTGCCCATTTTCAGAAAGAAATACAATGCTCAAAAGAAGGAAGCTCAACTCATGCAGGAGAGTTATGAGTTGCAAAAGCAAAATGTAAAAAACCAGTTGGACACAGATTATGAATCCACTGTTTTTGAAATCGAAAAGCAACTAGAATTACTGAATTTGTACCAGCGACAAATCAAGAAAACGGAGAATACATTGGAAATTATATGGAAGAGTTATTCCAGTTCAGGAGCTGATTTTGAGGAGGTTTTACGAATCCAACAACAGTTTTTAAAATATCGAAAGTTGAAAGCGAGAGCTGAAGTAGAGTTTTGTATTTCCATTCAGAAATATGAATATCTGATTTCAAATTCAGCTAATTAA
- a CDS encoding efflux RND transporter periplasmic adaptor subunit: MKINKSTIIVVVISVLIGAVVGYFISTSASQEISTSSHQHTAEESNDQIWTCSMHPSVRQNEPGDCPICGMDLIPLDEAVGEGDVLSEEAISMSATAMKLAQVSTTKVERKAVEKDIRLTAKIQDNDRLNYVQTAHFPGRVEDLRVNYTGEYVRKGQVVAVLYSPELLTAQEELLQANQDKDNQPQLFEASKEKLKNWKLTDVQIESIIVSGKPKEQFELRADYSGYVTEKKIKEGDYVKLGQSLFEVNNLSSVWVLFDVYERDIPFVKLGSEVNFTISSFPNEEFSGNINFIDPSLNPQSRVVKARAEIQNVDGRLKPEMLVKGNIQFKNTSESAIVVPKSAVMWTGKKSVVYVQEDTEKGVSFVMRNVELGLPLNDAFVIEKGLEEGEEIAVQGVFSIDAAAQLSGKTSMMSADKGEGDQIDISDNAKAELNPLYAQYFQLKDALTKDDFETAKAKAKELKAIFSKIDMKAFKGDAHEKWMEYHGKMEKVLEHIHHHDNIEDLRKNFIALSDWMIQVTEIFRPISETLYLQHCPMADNDKGADWLSKEEPIVNPYFGESMLRCGEVVKKIE; encoded by the coding sequence ATGAAAATTAATAAATCCACCATTATAGTAGTAGTGATAAGTGTCTTGATTGGCGCAGTTGTTGGCTACTTTATTAGCACATCAGCAAGTCAAGAAATCAGCACATCGTCACATCAACACACTGCGGAAGAATCGAATGACCAAATCTGGACTTGTTCCATGCACCCTTCTGTTCGACAAAATGAACCAGGCGATTGCCCAATCTGCGGAATGGATTTAATTCCATTGGATGAAGCGGTAGGCGAAGGGGATGTACTTAGCGAAGAGGCTATAAGTATGTCGGCTACAGCCATGAAATTAGCGCAAGTAAGCACAACAAAAGTGGAGCGAAAAGCAGTCGAAAAAGATATCCGATTGACGGCTAAAATTCAAGATAACGATCGATTGAACTATGTGCAAACAGCACATTTCCCTGGTAGAGTAGAAGATTTGAGGGTAAATTACACTGGTGAATATGTTCGAAAAGGTCAGGTAGTGGCGGTTCTTTATTCTCCGGAATTATTAACGGCTCAAGAGGAATTGCTTCAAGCTAATCAGGATAAAGACAATCAGCCACAGCTTTTCGAAGCCTCTAAAGAAAAATTGAAAAACTGGAAATTGACAGATGTTCAAATTGAAAGTATTATTGTTTCAGGCAAACCTAAAGAACAATTTGAATTAAGGGCGGATTATTCTGGATATGTAACTGAAAAGAAAATTAAAGAGGGAGACTATGTGAAGCTAGGACAATCCTTATTTGAGGTCAATAATCTTTCTAGTGTATGGGTTCTGTTTGATGTTTATGAACGAGATATTCCTTTTGTTAAGTTGGGGAGCGAAGTAAATTTCACTATTTCATCTTTTCCTAATGAGGAGTTTTCAGGTAATATCAATTTTATAGATCCAAGCTTGAATCCTCAAAGTAGAGTAGTTAAAGCACGAGCCGAGATTCAAAATGTAGATGGAAGATTAAAGCCTGAGATGCTGGTAAAAGGAAATATACAATTTAAAAATACCTCCGAATCAGCAATTGTTGTGCCTAAATCTGCTGTGATGTGGACAGGTAAAAAGTCAGTGGTTTATGTGCAGGAAGATACTGAAAAAGGAGTGAGCTTTGTGATGCGAAATGTGGAGCTGGGATTGCCATTAAATGATGCTTTTGTGATTGAAAAAGGATTAGAAGAAGGCGAGGAAATCGCAGTTCAAGGTGTGTTTAGCATAGATGCAGCGGCACAACTTTCTGGCAAAACAAGTATGATGAGTGCGGACAAAGGGGAAGGAGATCAAATTGATATTTCAGATAATGCTAAAGCTGAATTAAACCCACTTTATGCTCAATATTTCCAGCTAAAAGATGCATTAACCAAGGACGATTTTGAAACTGCAAAGGCAAAAGCAAAGGAGTTGAAAGCTATCTTTAGTAAAATTGATATGAAAGCATTTAAGGGTGATGCCCACGAAAAATGGATGGAGTATCATGGGAAGATGGAGAAAGTATTAGAGCATATTCACCATCATGATAATATTGAGGATTTACGCAAAAATTTCATCGCCTTATCGGATTGGATGATTCAGGTGACAGAAATTTTTAGGCCAATTTCCGAAACGCTTTATTTACAGCACTGTCCTATGGCAGATAATGACAAAGGAGCAGATTGGTTGAGCAAAGAGGAACCAATAGTAAATCCTTATTTTGGGGAAAGCATGCTAAGATGTGGGGAAGTAGTTAAGAAAATTGAGTAA
- a CDS encoding permease, with translation MDNFLKNWGEAAYTSLGFFWMALWAFVLGYAISSLIQIFVTEKRMQESMGADSGKSVLLGTFFGFISSSCSFSALATAKSLFQKGASFISSIAFLLASTNLVIELGIIISVFLSWQFVVGEYVGGILLILISWILIRIIKPKKLIKNARKNLDKADDDESEEKPLKKKLKSSESWAKVGKQYGMEWKMVWKDVTVGFTIAGIVAVFVPDSFFQTLFINSGEDQSSFSFFTLLEHVIAGPIAAFLTFIGSMGNIPLAALLYGKGVSFAGVIAFIFSDLVVFPVLRINAKYYGWKMSLFILFLLFTSLIVTSMILHYGFNLFDMLPDASAGKSIIENDHFQIDYSFYLNIIFLMISGVLVYLGFFKGKKVMHHKEMAPKSPLLEKILKWVAFASYLWLTGGILVKYFVL, from the coding sequence ATGGATAATTTTTTAAAAAACTGGGGAGAAGCTGCTTATACTTCCCTAGGATTTTTTTGGATGGCTTTATGGGCTTTTGTTCTAGGTTATGCCATTAGTAGCTTGATTCAAATATTTGTTACTGAAAAAAGAATGCAAGAAAGCATGGGAGCCGACAGCGGTAAAAGCGTTTTGTTGGGTACTTTTTTTGGATTTATCAGCAGTTCATGTAGTTTCTCGGCTTTAGCAACTGCAAAATCTTTATTTCAAAAAGGAGCTAGTTTCATTTCTTCCATTGCTTTTTTATTGGCATCAACCAATTTGGTGATTGAACTAGGAATTATCATTTCTGTATTCCTCAGCTGGCAATTTGTTGTGGGGGAATATGTTGGAGGGATCCTTTTAATCTTAATTTCCTGGATTTTGATCAGGATCATTAAACCTAAAAAGCTTATCAAAAATGCACGAAAAAATTTAGATAAAGCGGATGATGATGAATCAGAAGAAAAGCCTCTTAAGAAAAAACTTAAGTCGTCTGAAAGCTGGGCTAAAGTAGGAAAGCAATATGGCATGGAATGGAAAATGGTATGGAAAGATGTAACAGTTGGTTTTACTATTGCCGGGATAGTAGCTGTTTTTGTGCCAGATTCGTTTTTTCAAACTTTATTTATCAATTCTGGCGAAGATCAAAGCTCGTTTTCTTTTTTCACACTTCTGGAACATGTTATAGCTGGACCTATTGCAGCATTTTTAACATTTATCGGATCAATGGGAAATATTCCATTAGCTGCATTGCTTTACGGAAAAGGAGTGAGTTTTGCTGGTGTTATCGCGTTCATATTTAGTGATTTAGTAGTGTTTCCTGTGTTGAGAATTAATGCAAAGTATTATGGCTGGAAGATGTCCTTATTTATTTTATTTTTGCTTTTCACTTCTCTAATTGTAACATCTATGATATTGCATTATGGCTTTAATCTTTTTGATATGTTACCTGATGCATCTGCCGGAAAAAGCATTATTGAAAATGATCATTTCCAAATAGACTACTCATTTTATCTAAATATAATATTTTTAATGATCTCAGGAGTTTTAGTTTATTTGGGATTCTTTAAAGGAAAGAAAGTGATGCACCATAAAGAGATGGCGCCTAAAAGTCCTCTTTTAGAAAAAATACTTAAATGGGTTGCCTTTGCAAGTTATTTATGGCTGACAGGAGGTATTTTGGTGAAATATTTTGTGTTGTAA